Proteins from a genomic interval of Lolium perenne isolate Kyuss_39 chromosome 1, Kyuss_2.0, whole genome shotgun sequence:
- the LOC127327705 gene encoding protein SUPPRESSOR OF PHYA-105 1 translates to MEGTTAAEAGSGAVGDAQIKPLPQQPPQPSGSEALEMPATPLPVARELDWSEHFSFFNSEGGTGATDGARPADSVTQHQRHLDSGADERVEELTVRNCISSEAQPEAPAAGSSGGGERPVVMRGLWGNFTRMAWRTGDAASREALLAASRGDTANASRDNLAASRGDNANLRSGDLVSRENLPVNLGNGMISHNIDASSAKEMLFSRGENATNMDFSMSFGSQQQQQHILSSRLNQSEQQQHILSSRPNQSEQQQHILSTRPNQGDQQQHILSTRPNQGEQQQHILSTRPNQGEQQQHILSSRLNQSEQQQHILSSRPSQSEQQQHILSSRPSQSEQQQHILSSRPNQGEQQHHILSSRPNQGEQQRSERENGMKMSSFSNRIIDQMRSKTVAPPSGVQGSPFKNGLKGKGVSHQAAREEMQLQANARSRAPIPKIPSSTNDSVTRLDGAFFNTAAGSVSESQHEGTSLRELIKPARQAMSKFEKMHLFKQILDHVDKCHAQGLTLQHLRPSYFIVTSPNQVKYTGSYTTQDLSAPAKPEMAADEVFNRKRFLDQKTVLQESNGNGNSILKYQKVGEQGSVAIRRPIHAFRTDHRGGNQREGADLGASGQGNSSCTARGRFKFGEPYYGSNASYAQRLSNYGNQESVLEPRVLEDSWYRSPEELSQLKGTFPSNIYSLGVLLFELFCCCETWEQHCAAMSDLRHRILPPSFLSESPREAGFCLWLVHPDPCSRPKAKDIQGCDLINEGRDLSLLDKEPAAVNEDDTESGLLLNFLSQLKEEKEMQAAKLSADLASLQTDIVEADRRHSLRMGFTLEDMDALASSNDVPGTSSNALRGGALLSGAIPPSGRPSIYEERVMRNLEQLENAYYSMRSTIDTSDTNVIKRPDNDALRVRENFSQLHRDTDVMDGQTDRLGCFFDGLCKYARHSRFEVRGILKNADILSSPNVICSLSFDRDEEYFATAGVSKKIKIFEFDALLNDRVDIHYPLVEMPSKSKLSCVSWNNYIKNYLASTDYDGTVQLWDASTGQGFTQFTEHRKRAWSVSFSEVDPTKLASGSDDCCVKVWSINQKNCVDTIRNVANVCCVQFSPYSSRMLAFGSADYKTYCYDLRHTRIPWCTISGHGKAVSYVRFLDPETLISASTDNTLKIWDLNQTNSSGLSTNACSLTLSGHTNEKNFVGLSVHDGYITCGSENNEVYSYYKTFPMPITSHKFGSIDPITGQETNDDNQQFVSSVCWRGRSNMVVAANSSGSIKVLELV, encoded by the exons ATGGAAGGGACaacggcggcggaggcgggcAGCGGCGCGGTGGGGGATGCGCAGATTAAGCCCCTCCCGCAGCAGCCGCCGCAGCCGTCGGGCAGCGAGGCGCTGGAGATGCCGGCGACGCCGCTCCCTGTCGCGCGGGAGCTCGACTGGTCGGAGCACTTCTCCTTCTTCAACTCCGAAGGCGGCACCGGCGCCACGGACGGGGCCAGGCCCGCCGACAGCGTCACCCAGCACCAACGGCACCTGGACAGCGGCGCGGACGAGAGGGTGGAGGAGCTCACCGTGCGGAACTGCATCAGTTCGGAAGCCCAGCCCGAGGCCCCAGCTGCCGGGAGCTCCGGCGGCGGGGAGAGGCCGGTAGTCATGAGGGGCCTGTGGGGCAATTTTACAAGGATGGCCTGGAGGACCGGGGATGCGGCTAGCAGGGAAGCATTGTTAGCGGCGAGCCGTGGCGACACTGCAAACGCTAGCAGGGACAACTTAGCAGCGAGTCGCGGTGACAACGCAAACTTGAGGAGTGGCGATCTGGTTAGCAGGGAGAATTTGCCAGTGAACCTCGGCAACGGTATGATCTCACACAACATTGATGCCTCTTCTGCCAAGGAAATGCTCTTCAGCCGTGGCGAAAATGCAACTAATATGGACTTCAGCATGTCATTTGGTagtcagcagcagcagcagcatatTCTGTCCTCGCGGCTGAATCAAAGCGAGCAGCAGCAGCATATCCTGTCGTCACGGCCCAATCAAAGTGAGCAACAGCAGCATATCCTGTCCACACGGCCGAATCAAGGCGACCAGCAGCAGCATATCCTGTCCACACGGCCGAATCAAGGCGAGCAGCAGCAGCATATCCTGTCCACACGGCCGAATCAAGGCGAGCAGCAGCAGCATATCCTGTCATCACGGCTCAATCAAAGCGAGCAGCAGCAGCATATCCTGTCGTCACGGCCCAGTCAAAGTGAGCAACAGCAGCATATCCTGTCGTCACGGCCCAGTCAAAGCGAGCAACAGCAGCATATCCTGTCGTCACGGCCAAATCAAGGCGAGCAACAGCACCATATCCTGTCCTCACGGCCGAATCAAGGCGAGCAACAGCGATCTGAAAGGGAGAATGGTATGAAGATGAGTAGCTTCTCTAATAGAATTATTGATCAGATGAGGAGCAAGACTGTAGCACCACCATCTGGGGTTCAGGGTTCCCCGTTTAAGAATGGATTGAAGGGTAAAGGGGTTTCCCACCAAGCTGCACGTGAGGAGATGCAACTTCAAGCTAATGCAAGATCCAGGGCCCCTATTCCTAAGATTCCTAGCTCAACGAACGACTCCGTCACCAGATTGGACGGTGCATTTTTCAACACTGCTGCCGGAAGTGTTTCCGAATCTCAGCATGAGGGAACCAGCCTGAGGGAACTAATTAAGCCTGCACGCCAAGCGATGAGCAAATTTGAGAAAATGCATTTGTTTAAGCAGATCCTTGATCATGTAGACAAATGTCATGCACAGGGTTTAACCTTACAGCATTTGCGGCCATCGTATTTTATAGTCACATCTCCAAACCAAGTAAAATATACTGGTTCTTATACTACACAAGATTTATCAGCCCCAGCCAAGCCGGAAATGGCCGCAGATGAGGTTTTTAACAGAAAACGGTTCTTAGATCAGAAAACTGTGCTGCAAGAATCTAATGGCAATGGAAATTCAATCCTAAAGTATCAGAAGGTCGGTGAACAAGGTTCTGTTGCCATCAGGCGACCGATACATGCCTTCCGGACTGACCACAGAGGGGGCAACCAACGTGAAGGCGCTGATTTAGGTGCTTCAGGACAGGGAAATTCTAGTTGCACTGCCAGAGGACGTTTTAAGTTTGGCGAACCTTACTATGGCAGTAATGCATCTTATGCCCAGCGTTTATCTAACTACGGCAACCAAGAATCAGTACTTGAACCGAGGGTGCTGGAAGATAGCTGGTACAGAAGCCCAGAAGAGCTCAGTCAATTGAAAGGCACATTCCCATCCAACATCTATAGCCTTGGGGTTCTTCTATTTGAG CTGTTTTGCTGCTGTGAGACATGGGAGCAGCATTGTGCTGCAATGTCAGATCTTCGCCATCGGATCCTGCCTCCAAGTTTTCTTTCAGAAAGTCCCAGAGAGGCTGGCTTCTGCCTTTGGCTAGTGCATCCGGATCCTTGTTCTCGACCTAAGGCAAA GGATATTCAAGGATGTGACTTGATAAATGAGGGTCGGGATTTGTCGTTGTTAGATAAGGAACCAGCTGCTGTCAATGAGGACGACACAGAATCTGGTTTGTTACTAAATTTCCTTTCTCAACTGAAAGAAGAAAAGGAGATGCAGGCTGCCAAGTTATCAGCAGATCTTGCAAGCTTGCAAACTGATATTGTAGAGGCTGATAGAAGACACTCGTTAAGGATGGGGTTCACTTTGGAGGACATGGATGCACTGGCAAGTTCTAATGATGTGCCAGGCACTTCATCAAATGCCTTGAGAGGAGGGGCCTTGTTGTCAGGTGCGATACCGCCATCAGGCAGGCCAAGCATATACGAGGAGAGGGTGATGAGGAATTTGGAGCAGCTTGAAAATGCATATTACTCCATGAGGTCCACCATTGACACATCGGATACTAATGTAATTAAGCGTCCTGATAATGATGCTTTGAGGGTCCGTGAAAACTTCTCCCAACTTCACAGGGACACCGATGTTATGGATGGGCAAACAGACCGCCTTGGGTGCTTTTTTGATGGTCTATGCAAATATGCCCGTCATAGTAGGTTTGAAGTACGAGGGATTTTGAAGAACGCTGATATACTTAGCTCGCCAAATGTGATCTGCTCTTTGAGTTTTGACCGAGATGAAGAATATTTTGCTACTGCTGGGGTTTCAAAGAAAATCAAAATATTTGAATTCGATGCTCTTTTGAATGATCGTGTTGACATTCATTATCCTTTAGTAGAGATGCCTAGTAAGTCCAAACTTAGTTGTGTCTCTTGGAACAACTATATAAAGAACTACTTGGCATCAACAGACTATGATGGCACTGTTCAG CTATGGGATGCAAGCACTGGCCAAGGATTCACGCAGTTTACCGAGCATCGGAAAAGAGCTTGGTCTGTGAGTTTCTCAGAGGTGGATCCAACTAAATTGGCAAGTGGGAGTGACGACTGTTGTGTGAAAGTGTGGAGTATTAACCAG AAAAATTGCGTCGATACAATAAGAAATGTGGCCAACGTATGCTGCGTACAGTTCTCTCCATACTCCTCTCGCATGTTAGCTTTTGGCTCAGCTGATTACAAGACATACTGTTATGATCTGAGGCATACTAGGATCCCCTGGTGTACCATTTCTGGACATGGGAAAGCTGTCAGCTATGTAAGATTCTTGGATCCAGAAACGCTTATATCTGCATCAACTGACAACACCTTGAAGATATGGGATCTCAACCAGACTAATTCCAGTGGCTTATCTACTAATGCTTGCAGTCTGACATTGAGTGGTCATACCAATGAGAAG AATTTTGTCGGATTATCTGTTCATGATGGATACATAACGTGTGGTTCTGAAAACAACGAA GTATATTCTTACTACAAAACCTTTCCCATGCCAATAACTTCTCATAAGTTTGGTTCGATCGACCCAATAACTGGACAAGAGACAAACGATGATAACCAGCAATTTGTGTCGAGCGTCTGCTGGAGAGGGAGGTCAAATATGGTGGTGGCCGCCAACTCTAGTGGGAGCAttaaagttcttgagcttgtttgA
- the LOC127327703 gene encoding tetraspanin-18, whose protein sequence is MARGRSGRNGAGGGGCAGCFLGFLLKFLAFLQAFAAVSAVLYGAWIVSRWARHHELHLDHLLPDLWFACAVMAAGLLYCAILLAGYIAAEISSGCCLCFYTVLAMAMLLLEASVAGHLLLNEHWMQDLPYDRTGELNNLVTFVQNNLDTCKWTALATLATQALSLLLAMVLRAMVSTSRDDYDSDEDFVVIRRPLLVAQGAPSYLPTTADPRGVHPQLWSSSMRQKYGLNSSSGYTYNTLDHQNAAPLQ, encoded by the exons ATGGCTCGTGGCCGGTCCGGGAGGAACGGCGCCGGCGGCGGAGGCTGCGCGGGCTGCTTCCTGGGTTTCCTGCTCAAGTTCCTCGCCTTCCTCCAGGCCTTTGCCGCCGTCTCCGCCGTCCTCTACGGCGCCTGGATCGTCTCCCGGTGGGCGCGCCACCACGAGCTACACCTCGACCACCTCCTCCCCGACCTCTG GTTCGCGTGCGCCGTCATGGCGGCCGGCCTCCTCTACTGCGCCATCCTCCTCGCCGGGTACATCGCCGCCGAGATCAGCAGCGGGTGCTGCCTCTGCTTC TACACCGTCTTGGCCATGGCGATGCTGCTGCTCGAGGCTTCCGTGGCCGGCCATCTCCTCCTCAACGAGCACTGGATGCAG GATCTGCCATATGACCGCACCGGAGAGCTCAACAACCTCGTCACGTTCGTGCAGAACAACCTTGACACCTGCAAATGGACTGCTCTTGCTACTCTCGCCACACAG GCACTCTCTCTTCTCTTGGCGATGGTTCTACGAGCCATGGTTTCGACCTCGCGCGATGACTACGACAGCGACGAAGATTTCGTGGTCATAAGGAGGCCGCTTCTTGTAGCCCAAGGTGCTCCGTCCTATCTCCCAACCACCGCCGATCCTAGAGGTGTCCATCCTCAACTGTGGAGCTCATCTATGAGGCAGAAG TACGGACTCAACTCATCGAGCGGCTACACCTACAACACACTGGATCATCAAAATGCAGCACCACTGCAGTGA
- the LOC127327545 gene encoding umecyanin, protein MASKAHLSFLLLSVVVASLVGSSAGVFHIVGAGKGWTIAPNQTYYADWARTRDIRVGDKLMFLYRSGVYDIVEVPTKELFDKCSMNNVTMRYQLGPTIIKLTEPGPRYYFCGVGKHCEGGQKVAVNVAPAVAAPAGLPVPTPPAALAQPAKKKL, encoded by the exons ATGGCGAGCAAGGCCCATCTCTCCTTCTTGCTTCTCTCGGTCGTCGTGGCCTCCCTGGTCGGCTCGTCCGCCGGCGTGTTCCACATCGTCGGCGCCGGCAAGGGGTGGACCATCGCCCCCAACCAGACCTACTACGCGGATTGGGCTCGCACCCGGGACATCCGTGTCGGCGACAAGCTCA TGTTCTTGTACCGGAGCGGGGTGTACGACATCGTGGAGGTGCCGACCAAGGAGCTGTTCGATAAGTGCAGCATGAACAACGTCACCATGCGGTACCAGCTCGGCCCCACCATCATCAAGCTCACCGAGCCTGGCCCACGCTACTACTTCTGCGGCGTCGGCAAGCACTGCGAGGGAGGGCAGAAGGTCGCCGTCAACGTCGCCCCAGCCGTGGCGGCCCCAGCAGGGTTGCCCGTGCCCACGCCACCGGCGGCGTTGGCGCAGCCAGCAAAGAAGAAACTATAG